A single Choristoneura fumiferana chromosome 9, NRCan_CFum_1, whole genome shotgun sequence DNA region contains:
- the LOC141431216 gene encoding uncharacterized protein, whose protein sequence is MGQEQSYAAHASGPAVRYKDKYQDPNHYRSTPINFPTDFDEDYKRHKVRRSAESFKSDSSTKSSGYRSGSSGYECRSERSTKSDYYCNSVYKNNHYKDVNKELYKPVKIPKEKRYKLQLFDDKDELKSARLKSYHSEPETTKTKPGTTPKKAGIRNYTPKILSEEEQRKKVDDWI, encoded by the coding sequence ATGGGTCAAGAACAGTCGTACGCCGCTCACGCTAGCGGGCCCGCGGTGCGCTACAAGGACAAGTATCAAGACCCCAACCACTACCGCAGCACCCCCATCAACTTCCCCACAGACTTCGACGAAGACTACAAACGACACAAAGTCAGGAGAAGCGCGGAAAGCTTCAAGAGCGACTCCTCAACCAAAAGCAGCGGCTACCGAAGCGGCTCCAGCGGCTACGAATGCCGCTCCGAACGCTCCACCAAAAGCGACTACTACTGCAACTCCGTATACAAAAACAACCACTACAAAGACGTTAATAAAGAACTCTACAAACCAGTCAAGATACCAAAGGAAAAACGATACAAGCTCCAACTGTTTGATGATAAAGACGAACTCAAGTCGGCACGCTTGAAGAGTTACCACAGCGAACCAGAGACCACAAAAACGAAGCCAGGCACGACGCCTAAGAAGGCCGGGATAAGAAATTACACACCGAAAATCCTCTCAGAGGAAGAGCAGAGAAAGAAAGTGGATGACTGGATATAA
- the LOC141431215 gene encoding glucose dehydrogenase [FAD, quinone]: protein MEAAGALASLAPSPITVLGLIPLLALGITYFRYQQFDPESHITDVNAVLPIYDFVIVGGGSAGAVVASRLSEVGNWTVLLLEAGGDETEISDVPALAGYTQLSELDWQYQTTPSSNRSYCLAMNADRCNWPRGKVLGGCSVLNAMVYVRGNRNDYDLWEALGNPGWSYDQVLPYFLKSEDNRNPYLVNTPYHAAGGYLTVQEAPWRTPLSVTFLKGGMELGYENRDINGAKQTGFMLTQATMRRGSRCSTAKAFLRPVRMRDNLHIALGAQVTRILINPIKKQAYGVEFIRNGQKQKVRIKREVIMSAGALATPKLMMLSGIGPADHLKEHGIPLVADLKVGHNLQDHVGLGGLTFVVNRPVTFKKDRFQTFSVAMNYILYEKGPMTTQGVEGLAFVNTKYAPSSGNWPDIQFHFAPSSVNSDGGEQIRRILNLRDRVYNTVYKPIENAETWTILPLLLRPKSSGWVKLRSRNPFHPPNIEPNYFAYKEDIKVLTEGIKIAMALSNTTAFQRYGSRPHNIPLPGCQHHVMFSDEYWECSLKHFTFTIYHPTGTCKMGPKTDAGAVVDPRLRVHGVANLRVVDASVMPTIISGNPNAPVIMIAEKASDMIKEDWLVL, encoded by the exons ATGGAGGCCGCAGGAGCGCTCGCGAGCTTGGCGCCGTCGCCCATCACCGTGCTGGGTCTGATACCACTCCTGGCTCTTGGGATCACGTACTTCAGATACCAGCAGTTCGACCCAGAGTCTCACATAACCGATGTCAATGCT gtGTTGCCGATCTACGATTTCGTGATAGTGGGCGGCGGATCAGCGGGGGCAGTGGTGGCGTCGCGGCTGTCAGAGGTCGGCAATTGGACGGTGCTGCTGCTGGAGGCGGGTGGAGATGAAACTGAGATATCCGACGTGCCAGCCCTGGCCGGGTACACCCAGCTCTCGGAACTCGACTGGCAGTACCAGACCACCCCATCATCCAACAGATCCTACTGCCTCGCCATGAACGCCGATCGCTGCAACTGGCCTAGAGGCAAGGTCCTCGGCGGCTGCAGCGTCCTCAATGCGATGGTCTATGTCCGCGGGAATCGTAACGACTATGATCTCTGGGAGGCGCTCGGTAATCCCGGCTGGTCCTACGACCAAGTACTCCCCTACTTCTTGAAATCGGAGGACAATCGGAATCCATACCTAGTGAACACGCCGTATCATGCCGCCGGAGGTTATTTAACGGTTCAGGAGGCTCCGTGGCGTACGCCGCTTTCAGTCACATTCTTGAAAGGAGGCATGGAGCTAGGGTACGAAAACCGAGATATCAACGGTGCGAAACAGACCGGGTTCATGCTGACGCAGGCCACAATGCGGCGCGGCAGCCGCTGCAGCACAGCCAAAGCGTTCTTGCGACCTGTGCGTATGCGCGATAACTTGCACATCGCGCTTGGTGCGCAAGTTACCCGGATATTAATTAATCCAATAAAAAAACAGGCTTACGGCGTTGAATTCATACGCAACGGACAAAAACAAAAGGTCAGAATCAAAAGAGAAGTTATTATGTCGGCAGGGGCCTTGGCAACGCCAAAACTGATGATGCTAAGCGGGATTGGACCGGCTGATCATCTGAAGGAACATGGAATCCCCCTTGTGGCAGACCTTAAAGTCGGTCACAACTTGCAGGACCACGTTGGGCTCGGTGGCTTGACTTTTGTTGTCAACAGACCTGTTACTTTCAAAAAAGATCGCTTTCAGACATTTTCAGTTGCCATGAATTACATCCTGTACGAAAAAGGGCCAATGACAACTCAAGGAGTGGAGGGCCTAGCGTTTGTGAACACCAAATACGCACCCAGCTCTGGAAACTGGCCCGATATCCAATTCCACTTCGCGCCAAGCTCTGTCAACTCTGACGGCGGTGAACAGATCAGAAGGATTCTAAACCTACGGGACCGAGTGTACAACACCGTCTACAAGCCCATAGAGAACGCCGAGACTTGGACTATACTTCCATTGCTCCTTCGCCCAAAGAGCTCTGGTTGGGTGAAACTGCGGAGTCGTAATCCATTCCATCCACCAAACATAGAGCCGAATTACTTTGCTTACAAAGAAGACATTAAAGTTTTGACCGAGGGTATCAAGATTGCCATGGCTTTATCCAATACGACGGCGTTCCAGAGATATGGCTCGCGGCCTCATAACATTCCGTTGCCAGGCTGCCAACACCACGTTATGTTCAGCGACGAATACTGGGAGTGTTCCTTGAAACATTTCACGTTTACGATATACCATCCAACCGGGACGTGTAAGATGGGGCCGAAGACCGATGCTGGGGCAGTAGTGGACCCAAGGTTGAGGGTGCATGGGGTCGCTAACCTCCGAGTGGTGGACGCTAGTGTGATGCCGACCATCATCAGTGGCAATCCTAACGCTCCCGTGATCATGATCGCCGAGAAAGCCTCGGACATGATCAAGGAGGATTGGCTCGTGTTATGA